In the Paramormyrops kingsleyae isolate MSU_618 chromosome 6, PKINGS_0.4, whole genome shotgun sequence genome, one interval contains:
- the lrtm1 gene encoding leucine-rich repeat and transmembrane domain-containing protein 1, with product MAGRTRELLAKPTLSCGHIIWTLSAMLAIQIASGCPTACTCYPKIKVVECRGRGLRDIPRQLQLNTLELYLEHNRIRILGSTAFRETPLLRVLNLANNSITTISTNTFQGLRGLLVLNLANNSIQDIDRHLFRPIRSLSDLNLSHNSISRLPATLPDSMHNLTRLSLRHNRLQKLHWMLLESLTKLQILSLHGNPWKCDCQLISLKLWLETFLFKGGIMDEIRCAQPGDLREEDLRNIPYKLFGSCLNISQRHPLAHLHHQATEHESPYSSGNRGGDSGCGAKQRARPPNLRHAIATVAITGVVCGLVCLMMLGAAVYGCTYAAVTARYQRDLRQAERVAPSSRQSSGEGKELRRDSTLSAAHAHACSASM from the exons ATGGCAGGTAGGACCAGGGAACTTCTGGCCAAACCAACCCTGAGCTGCG GTCACATCATCTGGACGCTGTCAGCGATGCTGGCGATCCAGATCGCCAGCGGATGCCCCACGGCGTGCACGTGCTATCCAAAGATTAAAGTGGTGGAGTGCCGAGGCCGTGGTCTGCGAGATATCCCACGCCAGCTGCAACTTAACACGCTGGAACTATATCTGGAGCACAATCGCATCCGCATTCTGGGCTCCACGGCCTTCAGGGAGACACCGCTGCTCCGCGTGCTCAACCTGGCCAACAACTCCATCACCACCATCTCCACTAATACCTTCCAGGGTCTCCGAGGCCTGCTGGTTCTCAACCTGGCCAACAACTCCATCCAGGATATCGACCGGCATCTTTTCAGGCCTATCAGGAGCCTCTCTGATCTCAATCTGTCCCACAACAGCATTAGCAGGCTCCCGGCCACCCTGCCTGACAGCATGCACAACCTCACTAGGCTCTCTCTGCGTCACAACCGGCTGCAGAAGCTGCACTGGATGCTGCTGGAGTCCCTGACCAAATTGCAGATACTTTCCCTTCACGGCAATCCTTGGAAGTGCGACTGCCAGCTCATCAGCCTGAAGCTTTGGCTGGAGACCTTTCTCTTCAAAG GAGGAATAATGGATGAAATCAGGTGCGCACAGCCTGGAGACCTGAGGGAAGAGGACCTCCGGAACATTCCGTATAAGCTGTTTGGCTCCTGCCTGAACATTAGCCAAAGACACCCGCTCGCTCACCTTCACCACCAGGCCACAGAGCACGAGTCACCATATTCCAGCGGCAACAGGGGCGGCGACTCTGGGTGTGGGGCCAAGCAGCGGGCACGCCCCCCCAACCTGCGGCATGCCATCGCCACTGTGGCCATCACAGGTGTGGTGTGCGGACTGGTGTGCCTCATGATGCTGGGCGCTGCCGTCTACGGATGCACCTACGCGGCCGTTACGGCCCGCTACCAGCGGGATCTGAGGCAGGCCGAGAGGGTGGCCCCGTCTAGCAGGCAGAGCAGTGGGGAAGGCAAGGAGCTCCGACGGGACTCTACTCTATCTGcagcacatgcacatgcatgctCTGCATCTATGtag